From Aurantimicrobium sp. INA4, one genomic window encodes:
- a CDS encoding Gfo/Idh/MocA family oxidoreductase, protein MLPTSLPAPRLIDPNSVPSLRWGIIGPGGIAATFADSVHKHTAQRIVAVASQTPGKAEAFATPRGIPYALTSYQELVSHPEVDVVYVATTHEFHKEHALLAIAAGKHVLVEKPLATNPIDAQEILDAARSAGVLAMEAMWTRYIPQSDVMRQLLSDGVLGEIRCVLSDFGQDLRHVPRLMDPVSGGGLLDLGIYNFAFTSFVLGEASKVATVGSLTSTGVDETTTSFLSYASGAQAVATVTMAAFTPTAASISGTEGRLNVHEPFFTPSGLTLFASEFNPIPIATWRDETGVPAHEGLSYQATGLASFVDQGLTDSPLRPLHEAVSDIGLILQARHQVGAYLTGEK, encoded by the coding sequence ATGCTCCCCACTTCGTTACCTGCCCCACGACTCATTGATCCCAACTCTGTGCCTTCACTGCGGTGGGGAATTATTGGCCCTGGTGGTATTGCGGCAACTTTTGCTGACTCCGTTCACAAACACACTGCGCAACGGATTGTTGCCGTGGCCTCTCAAACCCCCGGAAAAGCAGAAGCCTTTGCTACACCTCGAGGAATTCCTTACGCACTGACCTCCTATCAGGAACTTGTCTCTCACCCTGAGGTGGATGTGGTTTATGTCGCGACCACACACGAATTCCATAAGGAGCATGCACTCCTTGCTATTGCCGCAGGCAAGCATGTCTTAGTTGAGAAGCCACTTGCCACCAACCCCATCGATGCGCAAGAGATCCTGGATGCTGCCCGCAGTGCCGGGGTCCTCGCGATGGAAGCAATGTGGACGAGATACATTCCACAATCCGATGTCATGCGTCAACTTCTCAGCGATGGTGTCCTCGGCGAGATTCGATGTGTTCTCTCTGACTTCGGTCAAGACCTCCGACATGTTCCCCGTTTGATGGATCCTGTTTCTGGGGGTGGATTGTTGGATTTGGGAATCTACAACTTCGCATTCACTTCATTTGTTTTGGGGGAAGCATCCAAGGTTGCAACCGTCGGTTCACTCACCTCAACTGGTGTGGACGAAACGACCACTTCATTCTTGAGCTATGCCTCTGGTGCTCAGGCGGTGGCGACGGTCACTATGGCCGCATTCACACCAACCGCTGCGTCTATTTCGGGCACTGAAGGAAGGCTCAACGTTCACGAGCCTTTCTTCACGCCAAGTGGCTTGACCCTTTTTGCTTCAGAGTTCAACCCGATCCCCATTGCTACCTGGCGTGATGAAACAGGTGTTCCAGCTCATGAAGGGTTGAGCTATCAGGCCACCGGTTTGGCGTCCTTCGTCGATCAAGGGTTGACAGACTCTCCTCTTCGCCCACTGCATGAGGCAGTGAGCGATATCGGATTGATCCTCCAGGCCCGCCATCAGGTTGGTGCATACCTGACCGGAGAGAAGTAA
- the xylB gene encoding xylulokinase: MALVAGVDSSTQSCKVVILDAQTGELVRQGRASHPNGTEVNPSCWWEALQTAIGDAGGIDDVDAISIGGQQHGMVVLDEEGRVIRDALLWNDTRSAQEADELIAHFGAENLAARTGSVPVASFTSTKLLWLRKNEPEKAARVAAVALPHDWLTWRLAGFGPAGESEKGPVLEALATDRSDASGTGYFNPATNEYLEDVLTFALGHIPILPRIVFPGEPAGETSSGATIACGAGDNAAAAFGIGATEGDVVVSLGTSGTVFSVSRSSTQDTSGTIAGFASASGTFLPLVCTLNAARVIDSFAGLLSVSHEELGSLALEAEAGAGGIVLVPYFEGERTPNLPHATAEIVGLTLANNSRQNIARAAIEGMLCGLNAGLDALVEAGVECTRIFLVGGAAANPAVQEIAAEVFGVPIVVPQPGEYVATGAARQAAELLLGTAPTWEKSTLATLSRGRRVDVIDTYRRAANFAVKR; the protein is encoded by the coding sequence ATGGCTTTAGTAGCTGGAGTTGATTCATCAACTCAGAGTTGCAAAGTCGTCATTCTTGACGCCCAAACCGGAGAGTTAGTCCGGCAGGGTCGAGCAAGCCACCCGAATGGTACCGAGGTTAATCCCTCCTGCTGGTGGGAAGCACTCCAGACGGCAATAGGGGATGCTGGCGGCATTGACGATGTTGACGCGATATCTATTGGTGGCCAGCAACACGGCATGGTTGTCCTTGATGAAGAGGGCCGAGTCATCAGGGATGCTTTGTTGTGGAACGACACGCGAAGTGCCCAGGAAGCAGATGAGCTCATCGCCCACTTCGGCGCCGAGAACCTTGCAGCACGAACAGGATCTGTTCCTGTTGCATCGTTCACCTCAACCAAACTGTTGTGGCTTCGCAAAAATGAGCCAGAAAAAGCAGCTCGAGTTGCTGCCGTGGCGTTGCCGCACGACTGGTTGACATGGAGACTTGCAGGTTTCGGGCCCGCCGGGGAAAGTGAAAAGGGCCCCGTCCTTGAAGCGTTAGCCACCGACCGTTCAGACGCCAGTGGCACCGGGTATTTCAATCCAGCGACCAATGAGTATCTCGAGGATGTGCTGACCTTTGCCCTTGGTCACATCCCCATCCTTCCCCGAATTGTGTTTCCCGGTGAACCTGCGGGAGAAACATCCAGTGGGGCCACGATTGCCTGCGGTGCTGGAGATAATGCTGCAGCTGCGTTTGGCATAGGTGCAACCGAAGGTGATGTCGTTGTTTCACTCGGGACAAGCGGAACAGTGTTCTCCGTCTCGCGATCTTCAACCCAAGACACCTCAGGAACCATCGCTGGCTTTGCCAGTGCTTCTGGCACGTTTTTGCCATTGGTTTGCACGCTCAATGCCGCACGGGTCATTGACTCCTTTGCAGGTCTTCTCTCTGTCTCCCACGAAGAACTAGGTTCCCTCGCCCTAGAAGCAGAAGCGGGCGCTGGCGGAATTGTTCTGGTTCCTTACTTTGAAGGTGAACGTACTCCTAACCTGCCTCATGCCACAGCTGAAATTGTTGGTCTGACCTTGGCAAACAATTCCCGTCAGAACATTGCCCGAGCCGCAATCGAGGGAATGCTGTGTGGTTTGAATGCAGGTCTAGATGCGCTTGTCGAAGCAGGTGTTGAATGCACCCGGATTTTTCTGGTTGGTGGCGCAGCAGCTAATCCTGCTGTGCAGGAGATCGCCGCAGAGGTTTTTGGTGTTCCAATTGTTGTCCCGCAGCCAGGAGAATATGTCGCTACGGGTGCCGCACGACAGGCTGCCGAATTGCTCCTGGGAACCGCACCGACATGGGAGAAAAGCACTTTAGCCACTCTTTCGCGCGGACGAAGGGTTGACGTCATCGACACCTACCGCAGAGCAGCTAATTTTGCTGTAAAACGTTAA
- a CDS encoding aldose epimerase family protein, giving the protein MSITHEPSGFTRLSTTSGVSMVVSTFGARLVELWVPDRDGNLGNVVVGLPTPEDYAQRAGLYLGCTVGRVAGRIPHSHFEGGGLSFDVEPNERGNHLHGGPERSFDRVEWELVTFDNGDDVSAEFHYLSPAGEEGYPGELTVTSRYDLSAQGVLTSTLTAHTTASTPVNLTTHAYWNLSGIPGQTIDDHELFVDHAGQLETDNVQLPTGKLLAPPQQLSLSEQSWDDTFILASTNHLTNSAAQLHHSGTGRTLTLYTSEPAMQVYSGAYLPDEELDAVHILTPSGGLCLEPQRIIDNPLLPGFSSIVLQPEETYVHVTRHEFSTD; this is encoded by the coding sequence ATGAGCATCACACACGAACCTTCCGGATTCACACGACTGAGCACCACCTCAGGAGTATCAATGGTGGTTTCCACCTTTGGAGCACGACTAGTTGAGCTGTGGGTTCCAGATAGAGATGGCAACCTCGGCAATGTTGTCGTGGGATTACCCACCCCCGAGGACTATGCCCAGCGAGCTGGGTTGTATCTGGGCTGCACGGTCGGTCGTGTTGCCGGGCGCATTCCGCATAGCCACTTTGAGGGCGGTGGGCTCTCTTTCGATGTCGAGCCTAATGAGCGTGGTAATCACCTTCACGGCGGACCAGAACGCAGCTTCGACCGTGTGGAATGGGAGCTCGTTACTTTCGACAATGGTGATGATGTCTCAGCAGAGTTTCACTATCTCAGTCCTGCAGGCGAAGAAGGCTACCCTGGTGAGCTCACCGTAACGTCTCGTTATGACCTCAGCGCTCAAGGGGTGTTGACCTCGACCCTCACTGCCCACACAACCGCTTCAACCCCAGTTAATCTCACTACGCATGCCTATTGGAACCTGTCAGGAATTCCTGGCCAAACAATTGATGACCACGAATTGTTTGTGGATCATGCTGGGCAGCTGGAAACAGATAATGTTCAACTGCCAACGGGAAAACTTCTGGCCCCGCCTCAGCAACTTTCACTTTCAGAACAGAGCTGGGATGACACGTTCATCTTGGCAAGCACTAACCACCTCACAAATTCTGCTGCACAGCTTCACCACAGCGGAACTGGCAGGACCTTAACTCTCTACACCTCCGAGCCCGCAATGCAGGTTTATTCAGGGGCATATCTTCCAGACGAAGAACTCGATGCTGTGCACATCCTCACCCCTTCAGGTGGGCTGTGTTTAGAGCCTCAACGCATCATTGACAATCCGTTACTGCCCGGATTCTCTTCAATAGTTCTTCAGCCTGAAGAAACATACGTGCACGTCACACGCCACGAGTTCAGCACAGATTAA
- the rplL gene encoding 50S ribosomal protein L7/L12, producing the protein MAKLSTEQLIEAFKELSLIELSEFVKAFEETFEVTAAAPVAVAAAGAPAAGGGAAEAAEEKDSFDVVLEAAGANKIAVIKEVRTLTNLGLGEAKALVDGAPATILEGANKETADKANAALTEAGATVVLK; encoded by the coding sequence ATGGCAAAGCTCTCAACTGAGCAGCTCATCGAGGCTTTCAAGGAGCTCTCACTCATCGAGCTCAGCGAGTTCGTTAAGGCATTCGAGGAGACCTTCGAGGTCACCGCTGCAGCTCCCGTAGCTGTTGCTGCTGCTGGCGCACCTGCTGCTGGTGGCGGCGCTGCTGAAGCTGCTGAAGAGAAGGACTCTTTCGACGTCGTTCTCGAAGCTGCTGGCGCTAACAAGATCGCTGTTATCAAGGAGGTTCGTACCCTTACTAACCTCGGTCTTGGTGAAGCAAAGGCTCTCGTTGATGGTGCACCTGCAACCATCCTCGAAGGTGCAAACAAGGAGACCGCTGACAAGGCTAACGCTGCCCTCACCGAGGCTGGCGCAACCGTCGTTCTCAAGTAG
- a CDS encoding Nramp family divalent metal transporter, with product MSTPPATPPTTRRARALRVVPLLGPALVAGVAYLDPGNVASNMTAGAQFGYLLVWVVVVGNLIAWLVQYLSAKLGIATGKSLTQILGERIRNKWLRRGFWVQAEIVAMATDLAEVIGGAIALNLLFGMPLLAGALIMGLLSMLMLSMRDRSGSEVFERMIIGLLLLIAVGFGMGLVVAPPDPSSVLGGLFPRFDGPDSVLLAASILGATIMPHAIYAHSALTRDRFGLVQAGVQRGTILKATRVDVTIALVIAGSVNLAILLTAAVSLQGVEGTDSLEGVYNALGTQLGPVIAILFAVGLLASGLASTSVGAYAGADIMSGLTKLNVPLVWRRLITLIPAFIILGLGIDPTWALIMSQVVLSFGIPFALIPLLILTNDKKIVGEDSNRKATTVLAITAAGFVIALNLVLLWITFTS from the coding sequence ATGTCGACCCCACCCGCCACACCTCCGACGACTCGTCGAGCGCGTGCGCTGAGGGTTGTTCCGCTCCTTGGCCCGGCACTAGTTGCTGGAGTGGCCTATCTCGATCCCGGCAACGTGGCCAGCAACATGACCGCTGGAGCACAGTTTGGTTATCTCCTGGTTTGGGTTGTCGTTGTTGGCAATCTCATTGCCTGGCTGGTGCAATATCTTTCCGCCAAGCTGGGGATTGCAACGGGTAAATCTCTCACCCAGATTTTGGGTGAACGCATCCGCAATAAATGGCTACGTCGTGGGTTTTGGGTTCAAGCAGAAATAGTGGCCATGGCCACCGATCTGGCCGAAGTTATTGGTGGAGCAATTGCACTGAATCTGCTCTTCGGAATGCCACTGTTGGCCGGCGCCCTCATCATGGGTCTGCTATCAATGTTGATGCTCTCCATGCGTGATAGGTCCGGCTCAGAGGTCTTTGAACGGATGATCATCGGTCTGCTACTGCTCATCGCTGTGGGCTTTGGCATGGGATTGGTTGTGGCTCCGCCGGATCCTTCTTCAGTGCTGGGAGGCCTGTTCCCACGCTTTGACGGCCCAGACTCGGTGCTGCTGGCGGCATCTATCTTGGGCGCCACCATCATGCCTCACGCCATTTATGCACACTCTGCACTGACCCGTGACCGTTTTGGTTTAGTGCAAGCTGGTGTTCAGCGTGGAACAATTCTCAAAGCAACGCGGGTGGATGTGACCATCGCCCTGGTCATCGCCGGAAGTGTCAACCTGGCCATCTTGTTGACTGCAGCAGTAAGCCTGCAGGGTGTGGAAGGAACGGACAGCCTTGAGGGTGTCTACAACGCTTTGGGAACTCAGCTTGGACCCGTCATCGCTATCTTGTTTGCTGTTGGCTTGTTGGCCTCGGGATTAGCGTCAACCTCCGTGGGCGCCTATGCCGGCGCAGACATCATGAGTGGTCTCACCAAACTGAATGTGCCCCTGGTGTGGCGCAGACTCATCACGCTCATCCCTGCCTTCATTATCTTGGGGCTAGGTATAGACCCCACGTGGGCATTAATTATGAGCCAAGTTGTTCTCTCCTTTGGTATTCCTTTTGCCCTGATACCTCTGTTGATATTGACCAACGATAAAAAGATTGTGGGAGAGGATTCCAACCGCAAAGCAACCACCGTGCTCGCTATCACGGCCGCAGGTTTTGTTATTGCTTTGAACCTGGTTCTGCTCTGGATCACGTTCACGAGCTAG
- a CDS encoding substrate-binding domain-containing protein: protein MKKSSLISIAALAAVSALALSGCAGASNDAAASTRACVILPDTESSPRWEAGDKPALEKALADAGYETDIQNAQGDTAKYATIADQMLSKGCGVMILTDHQGAAIQVAEKAKAAGVPVIAYDRPLAGADYYVSFDNETVGGIQGECIVDGLTAAGKDPAAASVVYVGGDPADGNAKMFYDGAVAVMSKAGIKPAAETPGTWDGTKAGTAFEQAYTSLGGNVDAVWVANDTNAAAVITILDKNGKTVPVSGQDASVAGLQNVLLGKQTCTVYKPFSVEAAAASDLAIQILGGKTPSVDKKLADGTPFIAVTPIKVGPEQVIDVVSAGDASAKDLCTAELKAACEKYGVK, encoded by the coding sequence ATGAAGAAGTCTTCATTGATCTCAATCGCAGCTCTAGCAGCTGTGTCCGCACTTGCCCTCTCGGGTTGTGCCGGTGCATCTAACGATGCAGCTGCAAGCACTCGTGCTTGTGTAATCCTCCCCGACACCGAGTCTTCGCCTCGTTGGGAAGCTGGCGACAAGCCTGCTCTCGAAAAGGCACTGGCTGACGCTGGTTACGAAACTGACATCCAGAACGCTCAGGGTGACACCGCTAAGTACGCAACCATTGCTGACCAGATGCTCTCTAAGGGCTGTGGTGTAATGATCCTCACCGACCACCAGGGTGCTGCTATCCAGGTAGCTGAAAAGGCAAAGGCTGCTGGTGTTCCAGTTATCGCTTACGACCGCCCACTTGCTGGTGCTGACTACTACGTTTCGTTCGACAACGAGACTGTTGGTGGCATCCAGGGTGAGTGCATCGTTGACGGTCTGACCGCTGCTGGCAAGGACCCAGCTGCTGCATCAGTTGTTTACGTTGGTGGAGACCCTGCTGACGGTAACGCAAAGATGTTCTACGACGGTGCTGTTGCTGTCATGTCAAAGGCTGGCATCAAGCCTGCTGCTGAAACCCCCGGTACCTGGGATGGAACCAAGGCTGGAACCGCATTCGAGCAGGCTTACACCTCTCTCGGCGGTAACGTTGACGCTGTTTGGGTAGCAAACGACACCAACGCAGCTGCAGTTATCACCATCCTTGACAAGAACGGTAAGACTGTTCCTGTTTCGGGTCAGGACGCATCTGTAGCTGGTCTTCAGAACGTTCTTCTCGGCAAGCAGACCTGCACGGTCTACAAGCCATTCTCTGTAGAAGCAGCTGCAGCTTCCGACCTGGCTATCCAGATCCTCGGTGGCAAGACTCCTTCTGTAGACAAGAAGCTCGCTGATGGAACTCCTTTCATCGCAGTTACCCCCATCAAGGTCGGTCCTGAACAGGTCATCGACGTTGTATCCGCTGGTGACGCATCTGCTAAGGACCTCTGCACCGCAGAGCTCAAGGCAGCATGTGAGAAGTACGGCGTAAAGTAA
- the xylA gene encoding xylose isomerase, producing MSSLTPTREDKFSFGLWTIGWAAQDQFGGPTREHLDVVEAVEKLAELGAYGLTFHDDDLFPFGSNDAERQKQIDRLKQALADTGLIIPMITTNLFSHPVFKDGGFTSNDRGVRRFALRKALRNLDLAAEMGAKTFVMWGGREGGEYDSAKDIQGALQRYREGVNLMTSYVKDKGYDIRFAIEPKPNEPRGDILLPTVGHAMAFINTLEHPDLVGLNPEVGHEQMAGLNFTAGIAQAIEHGKLYHIDLNGQKGVKFDQDLVFGHGDILNAFSLVDLLEFGGPNGGRAYDGPRHFDYKPSRTEDFTGVWDSAAANMRMYLLLKERAAAFRADPEVKAALEASRVAEIHTTTLAPGETYQDLLADTASYENFDADSYFNGRGFGFVKLNQLAIEHLMGAR from the coding sequence ATGTCGTCACTCACCCCCACACGCGAAGACAAATTCTCATTCGGCCTCTGGACCATTGGCTGGGCAGCTCAAGATCAGTTCGGTGGACCAACACGTGAACACCTGGATGTTGTTGAAGCAGTTGAGAAGCTCGCCGAACTCGGGGCTTACGGCCTCACGTTCCACGACGACGACCTCTTCCCTTTTGGCAGCAATGACGCGGAGCGACAAAAGCAGATTGATCGCCTCAAGCAAGCCCTAGCTGACACAGGCCTGATCATTCCGATGATCACCACCAACCTCTTTAGCCACCCCGTTTTCAAAGATGGTGGTTTCACCAGCAATGACCGGGGTGTGCGCCGCTTTGCTCTGCGTAAGGCACTGCGTAACCTCGACCTTGCTGCCGAAATGGGCGCTAAGACCTTCGTCATGTGGGGTGGTCGCGAAGGGGGCGAGTACGACAGCGCCAAAGACATTCAGGGCGCACTCCAGCGTTACCGCGAGGGCGTCAACCTGATGACCTCCTATGTCAAAGACAAGGGCTATGACATTCGCTTTGCGATTGAGCCCAAGCCCAACGAGCCACGTGGAGACATTCTTCTGCCTACCGTCGGTCACGCTATGGCTTTCATTAACACGCTCGAGCACCCTGACCTCGTCGGCCTCAACCCTGAAGTTGGCCACGAACAAATGGCGGGGCTGAACTTCACTGCGGGTATTGCCCAAGCCATTGAACACGGCAAGCTGTACCACATCGATCTCAACGGCCAGAAGGGTGTCAAGTTTGACCAGGACCTCGTCTTTGGTCATGGAGACATTCTTAATGCTTTCTCTTTGGTTGACCTGCTCGAATTCGGTGGCCCCAACGGTGGACGTGCCTATGACGGTCCCCGTCACTTTGACTACAAGCCCAGCCGCACCGAGGACTTCACAGGTGTCTGGGACTCAGCAGCTGCAAATATGCGCATGTATCTTTTGCTCAAGGAACGCGCTGCCGCTTTCCGTGCAGACCCAGAAGTCAAGGCTGCATTAGAAGCTTCACGTGTGGCTGAAATTCACACCACCACACTTGCTCCTGGTGAGACTTACCAGGATCTCTTAGCGGACACCGCTTCTTACGAAAACTTCGATGCTGATTCCTACTTCAACGGACGCGGCTTCGGTTTCGTCAAGCTCAACCAGTTAGCTATTGAACACCTTATGGGTGCTCGATAA
- a CDS encoding ABC transporter permease, which produces MASLEPTAIGSGHEGSVRDQITAYVQRLKNGEMGALPAVIALFALVVLFASLSPYFLTTLNFANLFVQAAQLTVLAAALVFVLLLAEIDLSAGVTAGVGMALFAVLNLMWGVNWIVSILAALLVGSLVGWIIGIFVAKIGVPSFVVTLGLFLGFQGLMLVMLGDGGLYRLDVPELKAIMNGNMPVWAGWLMLAIMVAVSLGLGFYDRARRAKAGVANRPISLMLLRVATIAVLGGIAVGAMSVNRSVSVVPIEGVPIVIPIVIGILFVGTFVLDRTTFGRHLYAVGGNPEAARRAGIKVAKIRITAFIICSTLAVVSGILAASRIGAIESTAGRSIVLSGVAAAVVGGVSLFGGRGRLIHAAIGALVIAIIDNGLGLIGLPAGVNFLVTGAVLIAAATIDALSRKRSGGGVRV; this is translated from the coding sequence ATGGCTTCGCTTGAACCCACAGCAATTGGAAGTGGCCACGAAGGTAGTGTCCGCGATCAAATCACCGCCTACGTTCAGCGCCTGAAGAACGGTGAAATGGGAGCACTTCCTGCTGTCATTGCACTGTTTGCACTGGTTGTGCTATTTGCTTCGCTGAGCCCCTACTTCCTCACCACCTTGAACTTTGCCAACCTGTTTGTTCAGGCAGCACAGCTCACGGTCCTAGCAGCTGCTCTGGTTTTCGTTCTGCTGCTTGCGGAAATTGACCTTTCAGCTGGTGTGACCGCCGGTGTTGGTATGGCTCTATTTGCGGTCCTCAACCTGATGTGGGGCGTCAACTGGATTGTTTCGATCCTGGCAGCCCTTCTCGTCGGCTCACTTGTTGGTTGGATTATCGGTATCTTCGTCGCGAAGATTGGTGTTCCCTCCTTCGTCGTGACCCTGGGTCTGTTCCTGGGTTTCCAGGGTCTCATGCTGGTGATGCTCGGTGACGGTGGTCTTTACCGCCTCGACGTCCCTGAGCTCAAAGCCATCATGAACGGCAACATGCCTGTATGGGCAGGCTGGCTCATGCTCGCGATTATGGTTGCTGTTTCTTTGGGACTGGGCTTCTATGACCGCGCACGTCGCGCAAAGGCTGGCGTCGCTAACCGCCCCATCTCTTTGATGCTGCTTCGCGTAGCAACCATCGCCGTCCTGGGTGGTATCGCCGTGGGTGCCATGAGCGTCAACCGCAGCGTTTCGGTTGTCCCCATCGAAGGTGTGCCCATCGTTATTCCGATCGTGATCGGAATCCTCTTTGTCGGAACCTTCGTGCTCGACCGCACCACTTTTGGGCGTCACCTTTACGCCGTTGGTGGAAACCCTGAAGCAGCACGTCGTGCAGGTATCAAGGTTGCCAAGATCCGCATCACCGCGTTCATCATCTGTTCAACACTTGCTGTTGTCTCCGGAATCCTGGCTGCAAGCCGTATTGGTGCTATCGAATCGACCGCAGGTCGATCTATCGTACTGAGCGGTGTGGCTGCAGCCGTCGTCGGTGGTGTCAGCCTCTTCGGTGGCCGTGGCCGTTTGATTCACGCCGCTATCGGTGCTTTGGTTATCGCCATCATCGACAACGGCCTGGGCCTCATCGGTTTGCCTGCAGGTGTGAACTTCCTGGTTACCGGTGCAGTTCTGATTGCTGCTGCAACCATTGACGCTCTCTCTCGCAAGCGCTCCGGCGGCGGGGTTCGCGTCTAA
- a CDS encoding ROK family transcriptional regulator translates to MTPPEAKARSGASTVGSNREQVRQHNLSAILRLLRQFGTMSRSALTQRTGLNRSTISDLVTELQELGLIIESEANVTQGVGRPSLMVSFSDEVVVFAVNPDTDATTVGVVTLSGKVIDKVRHTHPEVPSPNESVEIATKLISELRTKMPATFRIAGIGVAIPGQIRVEDGVVRLAPHLNWVEVPFARMLHQQTGLPVFIDNDASLGSIAERDLGAGRGFSEIVYLFGGSGGIGGGVIHGGILLRGAAGYAGELGHVRISDSPREDYSGLQGTLESLVRREDLLAALKIESADDAELEEVLSKPVSSKVQKLLESQIDALAIAIGNYVNIFNPEIVLIAGYLVVLHSYDRDRLLSRFRWSTLTAPQDRLLVKTAELGPNLLMIGAAGLPIAPLLAEPAVTQLFPARGK, encoded by the coding sequence ATGACACCTCCCGAGGCAAAAGCCAGAAGTGGCGCGTCAACCGTCGGCAGTAACCGTGAACAAGTTCGCCAACATAATTTGTCGGCAATTCTGAGATTGCTGCGACAATTTGGCACCATGTCTCGATCAGCGCTGACCCAAAGGACGGGACTAAACCGATCGACTATTTCTGACCTGGTAACCGAACTGCAAGAGCTCGGACTCATTATTGAGTCAGAAGCAAATGTCACCCAAGGCGTTGGGCGACCTTCGTTGATGGTTTCTTTTTCTGACGAGGTAGTAGTTTTTGCTGTCAATCCAGATACCGACGCCACCACTGTGGGGGTAGTGACATTGTCCGGAAAAGTGATTGATAAGGTTCGGCACACTCACCCTGAAGTTCCCAGCCCAAATGAATCTGTAGAAATAGCCACCAAGCTCATTTCTGAACTTCGAACAAAGATGCCGGCCACTTTTCGCATAGCAGGAATTGGTGTTGCGATCCCTGGTCAGATCCGAGTTGAGGATGGGGTAGTTCGGTTAGCTCCGCATCTGAATTGGGTTGAGGTTCCTTTTGCTCGCATGCTGCACCAGCAAACGGGTCTTCCAGTCTTCATTGATAATGACGCGAGTTTGGGTTCTATTGCTGAGCGTGACCTCGGTGCTGGTAGAGGCTTTAGCGAAATTGTGTATCTCTTTGGTGGTTCAGGTGGCATCGGCGGCGGTGTGATCCATGGCGGAATTCTTCTCCGTGGTGCTGCGGGTTATGCAGGTGAGCTTGGCCACGTGCGCATCTCGGATTCGCCGCGTGAAGATTATTCAGGTTTGCAGGGAACACTCGAGTCACTGGTTCGTCGTGAAGATTTGCTGGCAGCTCTCAAGATTGAAAGCGCTGATGATGCTGAACTAGAAGAGGTACTTTCTAAACCGGTCAGTTCAAAAGTTCAAAAACTTCTTGAATCACAAATTGACGCCCTAGCTATCGCAATTGGCAACTACGTGAACATCTTCAATCCTGAGATTGTGCTGATCGCGGGTTATCTAGTTGTGCTGCATTCTTATGATCGCGACAGACTGCTCAGTCGTTTCCGCTGGAGCACACTTACTGCCCCTCAAGACAGGTTGTTGGTGAAGACGGCAGAACTTGGGCCAAACCTTCTCATGATTGGTGCAGCTGGATTGCCTATTGCTCCACTCTTGGCTGAGCCTGCTGTGACTCAGCTCTTCCCCGCTCGCGGGAAGTAA
- a CDS encoding ATP-binding cassette domain-containing protein, producing the protein MDVPLIELSGVKKSFGPVDVLKGIDLKAYAGQVTALVGDNGAGKSTLIKGLSGVQPYDEGIVKFAGEEVHLTSPRQSGALGIEVVYQDLALCDNLDIVQNMFLGREELSQGTLDEGSMEFQATKALQSLSVRTVKSVRQKVSSLSGGQRQTVAIARSVLRNAKLVILDEPTAALGVAQTEQVLNLVRRLADNGIGVIIISHNLADVFQVCDSINVLYLGRMVASLKTSETTQADVVGYITGTKSMEEVA; encoded by the coding sequence ATGGATGTGCCACTAATCGAACTCTCCGGAGTAAAGAAAAGCTTCGGCCCCGTCGACGTTCTTAAAGGAATCGACCTCAAGGCATACGCAGGTCAGGTCACCGCTCTCGTAGGAGACAACGGTGCAGGTAAGTCGACATTGATCAAGGGACTCTCCGGAGTACAGCCCTATGACGAAGGAATCGTCAAGTTCGCCGGTGAAGAAGTCCACCTCACCTCTCCCCGCCAGAGCGGTGCGCTCGGTATCGAGGTCGTGTACCAGGACCTCGCCTTGTGCGACAACCTCGACATCGTCCAGAACATGTTCCTTGGCCGTGAAGAACTAAGCCAAGGAACCCTCGACGAAGGTTCAATGGAGTTCCAAGCAACCAAGGCTCTGCAGAGCCTCTCGGTACGAACCGTGAAATCAGTTCGTCAGAAGGTTTCCTCCCTCTCTGGTGGTCAGCGCCAGACCGTAGCAATCGCCCGTTCTGTTTTGCGTAACGCCAAGCTCGTTATTCTTGACGAGCCAACAGCCGCATTGGGTGTGGCCCAGACCGAACAAGTTCTCAACCTCGTTCGTCGTCTCGCGGACAACGGTATAGGTGTGATCATCATTAGCCACAACCTGGCAGACGTCTTCCAGGTGTGCGACTCCATCAACGTCCTATACCTAGGTCGCATGGTTGCATCCCTGAAGACCTCAGAAACTACCCAAGCCGATGTTGTGGGATACATCACCGGCACTAAGAGCATGGAAGAGGTGGCGTAA